In Amycolatopsis sp. EV170708-02-1, the following are encoded in one genomic region:
- a CDS encoding DUF4276 family protein yields the protein MPDQKRLHLLVEGQTEATVVRDLLSGHLQNQGWSVTYSTVRTQTSSVTHRGGVSSWAKLHREIKELLSSPRLTVLTTLFDYYGFPTDAPGMTTRPMRTATDKVEHVERELQEAVGDYRFVPHLVLHELESWVFAAGPQLALLLDDPALGERIAQDCAEAGGPELVNDDPKNAPSKRLARYHPGYKKTLEGPLAIESLGVEGLKGQCPHFAAWLHALGSRAKR from the coding sequence ATGCCTGACCAGAAGCGTCTGCACCTGTTGGTGGAAGGCCAGACCGAGGCGACCGTCGTCCGTGATCTGCTCTCCGGGCATCTTCAGAATCAAGGCTGGTCCGTGACCTATTCAACCGTCCGCACCCAAACGTCGTCCGTGACCCACCGCGGCGGTGTTTCGTCTTGGGCGAAACTGCATCGCGAGATCAAAGAGCTACTCTCCAGCCCGCGTCTCACCGTACTGACGACGTTGTTCGACTACTACGGATTCCCCACTGACGCGCCAGGGATGACGACACGCCCGATGAGGACCGCCACTGACAAGGTCGAGCACGTCGAGCGCGAGCTTCAGGAGGCCGTCGGCGACTACCGATTCGTTCCACATCTCGTTCTCCACGAACTGGAGTCCTGGGTGTTCGCCGCCGGACCGCAGCTCGCGTTACTTCTCGACGATCCGGCCCTGGGCGAGCGGATAGCACAGGACTGCGCCGAGGCCGGTGGGCCGGAGCTCGTCAACGACGACCCGAAGAACGCGCCTTCGAAGCGCCTCGCCCGCTACCACCCCGGCTACAAGAAGACGCTCGAAGGCCCGTTGGCGATCGAAAGTCTGGGCGTCGAAGGTCTGAAAGGCCAGTGCCCGCATTTTGCCGCCTGGCTACACGCGCTCGGGAGCCGAGCAAAGCGGTAG
- a CDS encoding toll/interleukin-1 receptor domain-containing protein: protein MPEPDWDVFISYDRDDDGVVGRIVEALTSAGLRVFRDTTLRPFTPISPDVMDALFRTRVVLVYYSASYPTRMACQQELATAYLAAQAEGDPTARILVVNPEDTYTHIEPVHLRDALAAGRPVTRAALEQLAETVRIRAETITVPLGRFVRAQPPWLTPSQHYPPERFTGRWHDLLRLHSALHPMVGRLTGPVRAPVTVLYGIAGIGKTALAAAYVRHFGSAFPRGVAWSDGKNAVRLADGAGLWVIDNVAGDPDRIRALLPSDPDVPCLLITRDPRLVTLGTGLELLDLGDHDIQVPAALRVAASGATDLLLWLAASMTAGFDSARGAVNSLHRGTSQLIQPTIKRLRPELEQLTGAEWTALRVFAAAAPTFVSPLLVADVLAADLGTTREDEFRTAQAAVTGLVSKGLLRNSPHGESFELPQAFVLTVRAVDSDPTEAERVRAQTLRVIRKHAPAERQVILTRPLRDDLNVAERDAAHRVLNELTTRVPFQPLADDHGLLRDALTSLHELFKRTRSIRDAMPSQALRDSTTTRPGLRTVTNRLLEEILRPLLSRWHPALDEHFDLRPGNVGRRTHERAWEHHDQLRAELEHLRPELQEVAEELALISGSPKPRPT, encoded by the coding sequence ATGCCGGAGCCGGATTGGGACGTCTTCATCAGCTACGACCGGGACGACGACGGCGTCGTCGGCCGAATCGTCGAAGCCCTGACCTCTGCGGGCCTTCGGGTATTCCGGGACACGACGCTTCGGCCGTTCACACCGATATCACCCGATGTGATGGACGCACTGTTCCGCACACGCGTCGTTCTCGTCTACTACAGCGCCAGCTACCCGACGCGCATGGCCTGTCAGCAGGAGCTCGCGACGGCCTACCTCGCCGCTCAAGCGGAAGGAGATCCCACCGCGAGAATTCTGGTCGTCAATCCCGAAGACACCTACACACACATCGAGCCTGTCCACCTGCGTGACGCACTGGCAGCGGGCAGGCCAGTGACCCGGGCGGCGCTGGAGCAACTCGCAGAGACGGTGAGGATCAGAGCCGAAACCATCACTGTGCCGCTCGGCCGATTCGTCCGCGCTCAACCGCCATGGCTGACTCCCTCCCAGCACTACCCACCAGAGCGCTTCACCGGCCGATGGCACGATCTCCTCCGTCTGCATTCCGCGCTCCATCCGATGGTCGGCAGGCTCACGGGTCCGGTTCGGGCCCCCGTCACGGTCCTTTACGGCATCGCGGGAATCGGAAAGACCGCGCTGGCCGCCGCCTATGTCCGGCATTTCGGTTCGGCGTTTCCCCGAGGAGTCGCCTGGTCGGACGGGAAGAACGCGGTACGCCTCGCTGACGGCGCTGGCTTGTGGGTGATCGACAACGTGGCCGGTGATCCGGACAGGATCCGCGCGCTGCTGCCCAGTGACCCTGACGTTCCCTGTCTGCTTATCACCCGCGATCCGCGGCTTGTCACCTTGGGCACCGGGCTTGAGCTCCTGGACCTGGGCGACCACGACATCCAGGTGCCCGCTGCACTCCGCGTCGCGGCAAGTGGCGCGACCGACCTCCTGCTCTGGCTCGCCGCAAGCATGACGGCCGGATTCGACAGCGCGCGTGGGGCGGTGAACTCACTGCACCGTGGAACGTCGCAGCTCATTCAGCCGACGATCAAACGCCTCCGGCCCGAACTCGAACAGCTGACCGGCGCCGAATGGACGGCGCTTCGGGTCTTCGCCGCGGCCGCGCCGACCTTCGTGTCCCCTTTGCTGGTCGCCGATGTTCTCGCAGCAGACCTCGGAACGACGCGCGAAGACGAGTTCAGGACGGCGCAAGCAGCCGTGACAGGTCTCGTCTCCAAAGGCCTGCTTCGCAACTCCCCGCACGGTGAAAGCTTTGAGCTGCCCCAGGCCTTCGTCCTCACCGTTCGCGCCGTCGACAGCGACCCGACGGAAGCGGAGCGAGTGCGCGCCCAAACTCTCCGTGTCATCAGGAAACACGCTCCGGCCGAGCGGCAGGTGATCTTGACGCGTCCGCTGCGCGATGACCTGAACGTGGCCGAACGAGATGCCGCCCATCGGGTACTGAACGAACTGACCACTCGTGTTCCCTTCCAGCCGCTCGCGGACGACCACGGCCTGCTGCGAGATGCCTTGACCTCATTGCACGAGTTGTTCAAGAGAACCCGCAGTATTCGCGATGCCATGCCGTCACAGGCCTTACGGGACTCCACAACGACAAGACCGGGGCTGCGGACCGTCACCAACCGCCTGCTGGAGGAAATCCTGCGACCACTGCTGTCCAGGTGGCATCCGGCGCTCGACGAGCACTTCGACCTCCGCCCCGGCAACGTGGGCAGAAGGACACACGAACGAGCTTGGGAACACCACGACCAGCTCCGGGCGGAGCTCGAGCACCTCCGCCCGGAGCTTCAGGAAGTCGCCGAGGAACTTGCGTTGATCAGTGGCTCACCAAAGCCACGACCCACCTGA
- a CDS encoding amidase, whose product MPELPDLTAVELIAQYRAGTVSPVEVTEAVLARIEAREPELHALYAYDPSGAREDAKASESRWHAGEPLGPIDGVPLTLKENIATRGTPVPLGTAATSLTPAPEDAPAGARVRESGGVLLGKTTMPDYGMLTSGLSSFHTASRNPWDTTRTPGGSSAGAGSAAAAGYGPLHVGTDIGGSIRLPAGWCGLVGLKPSFGRVPVDPPFLGRVAGPMTRTVADTALLMSVLSGVDGRDHLSLPASSVDWTSLSCEVKGLRIGLHLDPGVGLPVSSDILAAVTEAARLFESAGAVVEEVSPFLRREMLDGLDTFWRVRAWSDMAALPEERRAKVLPYIADWAAGGADVSGVDAYRGFAQIDAIAVATLRATERFDVVLSPTCPVSAPPADWPSPTNDPRRPFEHIAFTVPYNMSGQPAVSINCGYTGDDQPIGLQISGRRFADLDVLRAAAAYETLRPTPRPWP is encoded by the coding sequence GTGCCGGAGTTGCCCGACCTGACCGCCGTCGAACTGATCGCCCAGTACCGCGCTGGGACCGTGTCGCCGGTCGAAGTCACCGAAGCGGTCCTCGCGCGTATCGAAGCACGCGAGCCTGAGCTGCACGCGCTCTACGCGTACGACCCGAGCGGTGCGCGCGAAGACGCGAAGGCGTCCGAAAGCCGCTGGCACGCGGGCGAACCGCTCGGCCCGATCGACGGTGTTCCGTTGACGCTCAAGGAGAACATCGCGACGCGCGGCACTCCGGTCCCGCTCGGCACGGCCGCCACCTCGCTGACTCCCGCGCCCGAAGACGCCCCGGCGGGCGCTCGCGTGCGCGAGTCCGGTGGGGTCCTCCTGGGCAAGACGACCATGCCGGACTACGGGATGCTGACGTCCGGGCTGTCGAGTTTCCACACCGCGTCACGGAATCCGTGGGACACCACCCGCACACCCGGCGGCTCCAGCGCCGGTGCCGGTTCGGCGGCCGCCGCGGGCTACGGCCCGCTGCACGTCGGCACCGACATCGGCGGCTCGATCCGGCTGCCCGCCGGCTGGTGCGGCCTCGTCGGGCTGAAGCCGAGCTTCGGCCGGGTGCCGGTGGATCCGCCGTTCCTGGGCCGCGTCGCCGGGCCGATGACGCGGACCGTCGCCGACACCGCGCTGCTGATGAGCGTTCTGTCCGGTGTGGACGGTCGCGATCATCTCTCGCTGCCTGCGTCCTCTGTGGACTGGACGTCGCTGTCTTGCGAGGTCAAGGGCCTGCGGATCGGGCTGCACCTCGACCCCGGCGTCGGGCTGCCGGTCTCGTCCGACATCCTCGCGGCGGTCACCGAGGCCGCGCGGCTGTTCGAAAGCGCCGGTGCGGTGGTGGAAGAGGTCTCGCCGTTCCTGCGCCGCGAAATGCTCGACGGACTCGACACGTTCTGGCGCGTCCGTGCCTGGTCGGACATGGCGGCCCTGCCCGAGGAGCGCCGCGCGAAGGTCCTGCCGTACATCGCCGACTGGGCCGCCGGCGGCGCCGATGTCAGCGGTGTCGACGCCTATCGCGGCTTCGCGCAGATCGACGCCATCGCCGTCGCGACCCTGCGCGCGACCGAACGTTTCGACGTCGTCCTGTCACCGACCTGCCCGGTCTCGGCCCCGCCCGCCGACTGGCCCTCGCCGACCAACGACCCGCGCCGCCCGTTCGAGCACATCGCCTTCACCGTGCCGTACAACATGTCCGGCCAGCCCGCGGTCTCGATCAACTGCGGCTACACCGGCGACGACCAGCCCATCGGCCTGCAAATCAGCGGCCGCCGCTTCGCCGACCTCGACGTCCTTCGCGCCGCTGCCGCCTACGAAACCCTTCGCCCCACTCCGCGCCCCTGGCCCTGA
- a CDS encoding SDR family NAD(P)-dependent oxidoreductase has translation MTYENLFRLDGKRAVVLGGGSGIGRESAKALAAHGAEVIVADRDVAAAKETGVGEAYEIDLLSEGAAARAAEELGEIDVVVLTAATNVRKRLLEYTREEFDRVIALNLGATFEVVRAFGAGMVERGRGSIVGFSSIRGTTVEPGQGPYAATKAGLVQLFRTAAAEFGPAGVRVNAIAPGVVETPLTAQIKANPAWYDAYATKGALGRWARPDELAGAVVYLASDASSFVTGSVLAVDGGWTAVDGRFEPPAT, from the coding sequence GTGACGTACGAAAACCTGTTCCGGCTCGACGGGAAGCGAGCCGTCGTCCTCGGCGGTGGCAGCGGGATCGGCCGCGAATCGGCGAAGGCGCTGGCCGCGCACGGCGCCGAGGTGATCGTCGCGGACCGCGATGTCGCCGCCGCCAAGGAAACCGGCGTGGGCGAGGCGTACGAGATCGACCTGCTCTCCGAAGGCGCGGCCGCGCGGGCGGCGGAGGAGCTCGGCGAGATCGACGTCGTCGTGCTGACCGCCGCCACCAACGTGCGCAAACGGCTGCTGGAGTACACGCGCGAGGAATTCGACCGGGTGATCGCGCTGAACCTCGGCGCGACCTTCGAGGTCGTGCGCGCGTTCGGCGCCGGGATGGTCGAACGCGGGCGGGGGAGCATCGTCGGGTTCTCGTCGATCCGCGGCACCACCGTCGAGCCGGGCCAAGGGCCGTACGCGGCGACGAAAGCCGGTCTGGTGCAGCTGTTCCGCACGGCCGCGGCGGAGTTCGGCCCGGCCGGGGTGCGGGTCAACGCGATCGCGCCCGGCGTCGTCGAAACGCCGCTGACAGCGCAGATCAAGGCGAATCCGGCCTGGTACGACGCGTACGCGACCAAGGGCGCGCTCGGCCGCTGGGCGCGCCCCGACGAACTCGCGGGCGCCGTCGTGTACCTGGCGTCGGACGCGTCGTCGTTCGTCACCGGCTCCGTGCTGGCGGTGGACGGCGGCTGGACCGCGGTCGACGGCCGCTTCGAACCGCCCGCGACGTAA
- a CDS encoding aldehyde dehydrogenase family protein: MAEYPEGLPIGDGWVSTVDSVPVVFPYDGSEIGRAAVGTPELATRAIDEAVAVFKQVAALPSRTRRSLLNDVAAALEARRSEFEQLLVLETGKPLVDCRVEVARTIVTWQAAAEEVSRLHGETVPLDLLPSGDGLVGFWKRKPIGVVVGIAGFNYPLLLASHKIAPAIAAGCPVVVKPAPQTPLATLWLVHLVRSLTDLPAMVQLVTGDAAVGSALVTDRRVGAVSFTGSALVGHRIARDAAPTKTLLELGSNAALVVAEDADLDVAADAVLRGGFYASGQACISVQRVLVVDAVAEEFTERVLARLGEVVTGDPRDEKTRVSALIDPGSTRRVQEWVDKATSAGARLVGGGVDGTVIRPAVLLDVPDGVECWDEEIFGPVVCIRTVSSVDDAFDAVNASRYGLHASVFSTSLKTAFRALDELEVGGVVVNEVPGFRSDTMPYGGVKDSGIGREGPRFAVEELTVTRMAVLRP; the protein is encoded by the coding sequence ATGGCTGAGTATCCAGAGGGACTGCCGATCGGAGACGGCTGGGTGTCCACTGTGGACTCCGTGCCGGTCGTGTTCCCGTACGACGGGAGCGAGATCGGCCGGGCCGCGGTCGGGACGCCGGAGCTGGCCACGCGGGCGATCGACGAGGCCGTCGCGGTGTTCAAGCAGGTCGCGGCCTTGCCGTCGCGAACCCGGCGTTCGCTCCTGAACGACGTCGCTGCGGCGCTGGAGGCCCGGCGTTCCGAATTCGAGCAGCTTCTCGTGCTGGAAACCGGCAAGCCGCTGGTCGACTGCCGCGTCGAAGTCGCGCGCACGATCGTCACCTGGCAGGCCGCCGCCGAAGAGGTCTCGCGGCTGCACGGCGAGACCGTCCCGCTCGATCTGCTGCCGTCCGGCGACGGGCTGGTCGGGTTCTGGAAGCGCAAGCCGATCGGTGTGGTGGTCGGTATCGCCGGGTTCAACTATCCGCTGCTCCTGGCGTCGCACAAGATCGCGCCCGCCATCGCCGCGGGCTGCCCGGTGGTGGTGAAACCCGCGCCGCAGACGCCGCTGGCGACGTTGTGGCTCGTGCATCTGGTGCGCTCGCTGACCGACCTGCCCGCGATGGTCCAGCTGGTCACCGGCGACGCGGCCGTCGGCTCGGCGCTGGTCACGGACCGGCGGGTCGGCGCGGTGTCGTTCACCGGATCCGCGCTGGTCGGGCACCGGATCGCTCGTGACGCCGCGCCCACGAAGACGTTGCTGGAGCTCGGATCCAACGCGGCTCTCGTGGTCGCGGAGGACGCCGATCTCGACGTGGCCGCGGACGCCGTGCTGCGCGGCGGGTTCTACGCGTCCGGGCAGGCGTGCATTTCGGTGCAACGGGTGCTGGTCGTCGACGCCGTCGCCGAGGAATTCACCGAACGGGTGCTCGCGCGGCTCGGCGAGGTCGTCACCGGTGATCCCCGCGACGAGAAGACGCGGGTCTCGGCGCTGATCGACCCGGGATCCACGCGGCGCGTTCAGGAATGGGTCGACAAAGCGACTTCGGCCGGTGCGCGGCTGGTCGGGGGCGGTGTCGACGGAACGGTGATCCGGCCGGCCGTGCTGCTCGACGTGCCCGACGGCGTCGAATGCTGGGACGAGGAGATCTTCGGCCCCGTGGTCTGTATCCGCACCGTGTCCTCTGTGGACGATGCGTTCGACGCGGTCAACGCGTCGCGCTACGGGCTGCACGCTTCGGTGTTCAGCACGTCGTTGAAGACGGCGTTCCGCGCGCTCGACGAGCTCGAAGTCGGCGGAGTGGTGGTCAACGAGGTGCCCGGTTTCCGGTCCGACACCATGCCGTACGGCGGCGTGAAGGACTCCGGGATCGGGCGGGAAGGGCCGCGGTTCGCGGTCGAAGAACTGACCGTGACGAGGATGGCGGTGCTGCGCCCGTGA
- a CDS encoding ABC transporter ATP-binding protein, with amino-acid sequence MMISVRDLERRYTRRDVHALRGVSFDVEAGQRFGIVGESGSGKSTLVRLLAALDKPTAGSVSFQGKRIDTLPERKLGFLRSELQIVFQDPMGSLDPRMRVRDIISEPLGRRDPARVSELLKAVGLPSDAAGRYPHQFSGGQRQRISIARALAPNPSVLIADEPVSALDVSVRKQILDLLASLVELYSLTLIFVSHDLGVVRHVCDRVAVMRRGEIVEIGAVDQVYDAPEHEYTRELLAAAPNLRAELARLRGGDDG; translated from the coding sequence ATGATGATCTCCGTACGGGACCTGGAGCGCCGCTACACGCGTCGCGATGTGCACGCCTTGCGCGGTGTCTCTTTCGACGTCGAAGCAGGTCAGCGCTTCGGCATCGTGGGTGAGTCGGGCTCGGGAAAGTCCACTTTGGTCAGACTGCTGGCCGCGCTGGACAAGCCGACGGCGGGCAGCGTCTCGTTCCAGGGCAAACGGATCGACACGCTGCCGGAGCGCAAACTCGGTTTTCTGCGGTCGGAACTGCAGATCGTCTTCCAGGATCCGATGGGTTCGCTCGACCCGCGGATGCGGGTGCGCGACATCATCTCCGAACCGTTGGGCCGCCGGGATCCCGCGCGGGTCTCGGAGCTGCTGAAAGCCGTCGGCCTGCCTTCGGATGCCGCAGGACGGTATCCGCACCAGTTCTCCGGCGGGCAACGGCAACGCATCTCGATCGCCAGGGCGCTCGCGCCGAATCCGAGCGTCCTCATCGCGGACGAACCGGTGAGCGCACTCGACGTCTCGGTGCGGAAGCAGATCCTCGACCTGCTCGCGTCGCTGGTCGAGCTGTACTCGCTGACGCTGATCTTCGTCTCGCACGACCTCGGCGTGGTGCGGCACGTCTGCGACCGGGTCGCGGTGATGCGGCGCGGGGAGATCGTCGAGATCGGCGCCGTCGACCAGGTCTACGACGCGCCGGAACACGAGTACACCAGGGAACTGCTGGCGGCCGCGCCGAATCTGCGGGCCGAGCTGGCGCGGTTGCGGGGAGGGGACGATGGCTGA
- a CDS encoding ABC transporter ATP-binding protein, with protein sequence MTLEVHGLGISGLVRDVSFGIARGERVGLIGESGSGKSLTALSIMGLLPEELAASGSVKLDGRELLGAPEKELSRLRGNEMSMVFQEPMTALNPAMRVGAQVAEPMRIHRNGGKDPEALLASVGLPGVARAYPHQLSGGQRQRVVLAIALANDPKLLICDEPTTALDVTVQAQILELILDGVRQRESALLFITHDLAVVASVCERVLVMLDGEIVEAGTTREVLTAPQHEYTKKLLAASDLEASR encoded by the coding sequence ATGACCCTCGAAGTCCATGGTCTCGGCATCTCCGGGCTGGTCCGCGACGTCTCGTTCGGCATCGCGCGCGGTGAGCGCGTCGGGCTGATCGGCGAGTCGGGTTCCGGGAAGTCGTTGACGGCGTTGTCGATCATGGGGCTGCTGCCCGAAGAGCTCGCCGCGTCCGGATCGGTGAAACTCGACGGCCGCGAGCTGCTGGGCGCGCCGGAGAAGGAGCTGTCGCGGTTGCGCGGCAACGAGATGTCGATGGTGTTCCAGGAGCCGATGACCGCGTTGAACCCGGCGATGCGGGTCGGTGCGCAGGTGGCCGAGCCGATGCGGATCCATCGCAACGGCGGGAAGGATCCCGAGGCTTTGCTGGCTTCCGTCGGGCTGCCCGGCGTCGCTCGCGCGTATCCGCATCAACTGTCCGGCGGGCAGCGGCAACGCGTCGTCCTCGCGATCGCGCTGGCCAACGACCCGAAGCTGCTGATCTGCGACGAGCCGACGACGGCGCTCGACGTCACCGTGCAGGCGCAGATCCTGGAACTGATCCTCGACGGCGTCCGGCAGCGAGAAAGCGCGCTGCTGTTCATCACGCACGATCTCGCCGTCGTGGCATCGGTGTGCGAGCGGGTGCTGGTGATGCTGGACGGCGAGATCGTCGAAGCGGGCACCACCCGCGAAGTGCTCACCGCGCCACAGCACGAGTACACGAAGAAGCTCCTGGCCGCTTCGGATCTGGAGGCGAGCCGATGA
- a CDS encoding ABC transporter permease, producing MRSRTLVVGGVLVALIVVAALLSFVWTPFDPVKVDAANRLHDFSGSNPLGTDSFGRDVLSQLMVGARTTLYVGVVAVGIAAVIGTPLGILAGMSSRWLGEFVMRVNDLVLAFPALLLAIMFGAVFGADTLTAMVAIGIATIPSFARIARSGTLQVMSSEFVLAARSAGRSRLNIAARHVLPNISGLLIVQASVSFAIAVLAEAALSFLGFGTRPPTPSWGRMLQESQMFLTLHPRLALVPGVAIAIAVLGFNLLGDGLRDRLDPRLAARL from the coding sequence ATGCGTAGCCGCACTCTCGTCGTCGGTGGCGTCCTGGTCGCGTTGATCGTCGTCGCCGCGCTGCTTTCGTTCGTGTGGACGCCGTTCGATCCGGTGAAGGTCGACGCGGCCAACCGCCTGCACGACTTCAGCGGCTCGAACCCGCTCGGCACCGACAGCTTCGGCCGCGACGTGCTCAGCCAGCTCATGGTCGGCGCGCGGACCACGCTGTACGTCGGCGTGGTCGCGGTCGGGATCGCCGCGGTGATCGGGACGCCGCTCGGGATCCTCGCCGGGATGTCGTCGCGGTGGCTCGGCGAGTTCGTCATGCGGGTCAACGATCTCGTGCTCGCGTTCCCCGCGTTGCTGCTGGCGATCATGTTCGGCGCGGTGTTCGGGGCGGACACGCTGACCGCTATGGTGGCGATCGGCATCGCGACCATCCCGTCCTTCGCGCGGATCGCGCGTTCGGGCACGTTGCAGGTGATGAGCAGCGAATTCGTGCTGGCCGCGCGGTCGGCGGGCCGGTCACGGCTGAACATCGCGGCGAGGCACGTCCTGCCGAACATCTCCGGGCTGTTGATCGTGCAGGCGTCGGTGTCGTTCGCGATCGCCGTGCTCGCGGAAGCGGCGCTGTCGTTCCTCGGGTTCGGCACGCGGCCACCGACGCCGTCGTGGGGCCGGATGCTCCAGGAATCCCAGATGTTCCTGACGCTGCACCCGCGGCTCGCGCTCGTGCCCGGCGTCGCGATCGCCATCGCCGTCCTCGGCTTCAACCTGCTCGGTGACGGCCTCCGCGATCGTCTCGACCCCCGATTGGCGGCGCGGCTATGA
- a CDS encoding ABC transporter permease — protein sequence MTVKIVRRVAILVASVLVASIVVFLFMAVLPGDPAQVALGVNATPELVAKTRAEFGIDRPLVTQYFDWMGGVLQGDFGRSYVTREEIGPALTDRLGVTLWLVGAGMLVALLIAIPAGTFAAVRHRKADGTALSGLSQIGVAIPAFLAGIILVQIFAVQLRWLPSGGWTPPVQDPGEFLRGLVLPALSLGLVQGAVLTRYVRSAVLDTLGQDYLRTARSKGLRPFQALFRHGLRNAAVPVVTVLGLQLSTLLIGAVVVERVFVLPGLGSMLLDSVASRDLLSVQGIVLVLVVGVLLVNFVVDVLYTVLDPRLRGS from the coding sequence ATGACGGTCAAGATCGTGCGCCGCGTGGCGATCCTGGTGGCCAGTGTGCTGGTCGCGTCCATCGTGGTGTTCCTGTTCATGGCCGTGCTGCCGGGTGATCCGGCGCAGGTCGCGCTCGGCGTCAACGCGACACCGGAGCTGGTCGCGAAGACCCGCGCCGAATTCGGCATCGACAGGCCGCTCGTGACGCAGTACTTCGACTGGATGGGCGGCGTCCTCCAAGGCGACTTCGGCCGCTCGTACGTCACTCGCGAGGAGATCGGGCCCGCGCTGACCGACCGGCTCGGCGTGACGTTGTGGCTGGTCGGGGCCGGGATGCTGGTGGCGTTGCTGATCGCGATCCCGGCCGGGACGTTCGCCGCGGTGCGGCACCGGAAGGCCGACGGCACCGCGCTTTCCGGGCTGTCGCAGATCGGCGTGGCGATCCCAGCGTTCCTCGCCGGCATCATCCTGGTGCAGATCTTCGCGGTGCAGCTGCGCTGGCTGCCCTCCGGCGGCTGGACACCGCCGGTGCAGGATCCCGGCGAATTCCTCCGCGGTCTCGTGCTGCCCGCGCTGTCGCTGGGGCTCGTGCAGGGCGCGGTGCTCACGCGCTATGTCCGGTCCGCCGTGCTCGACACGCTCGGTCAGGACTACCTGCGCACGGCGCGCTCCAAGGGGCTTCGGCCGTTCCAAGCGCTGTTCCGCCATGGTCTGCGCAACGCCGCCGTGCCGGTGGTGACGGTGCTCGGGCTGCAGCTGTCGACGCTCCTGATCGGCGCGGTCGTCGTCGAGCGCGTGTTCGTCCTGCCCGGTTTGGGCAGCATGCTGCTGGACTCGGTGGCGTCGCGGGATCTCTTGTCCGTGCAGGGGATCGTGCTGGTCCTGGTGGTCGGCGTGCTGCTGGTGAACTTCGTGGTCGACGTCCTCTACACGGTGCTCGACCCGAGATTGCGGGGTTCCTGA